CCTGAATCACGCCAATCACGCCAGGCAGAATCCCCAACACCCCGCCCTCTGCGCACGACGGAACCTCTCCCGGCTCCGGAGGTTGCGGATACAAGCAACGGTAGCACGGCCCTTGGAATGGATAGAACACCGACGCCTGCCCATCGAATCGAAAGATACTCCCATAGACGTTCGGCTTCTTGAGCAACACACAGGCATCATTCACCAAATAGCGCGTGGCGAAATTATCGGTGCCGTCGATGACGAGATCATATGGCTTAAAAATTTCGAGCGCATTGGTGCGATCCAACCGCACGGGATAGGTATCGACCTGCACTTCGGGATTGATCGCCTGCATCGATTCCTTCGCGGAATCGAGTTTCCGTTTGCCAACATCCGCAGTTCCGTGGATGACCTGCCGCTGCAAATTGGAATAATCGACGACATCAAAATCGACGATGCCGATGCGTCCGATCCCCGCCGCCGCCAAATACATGGCCAACGGTGCGCCCAATCCGCCCGCGCCAATCAGGAGAATCGACGAAGCTTTGAGCCGCTTCTGGCCATCCATCCCGACTTCCGGCATAATCAAATGTCGGCTGTAGCGAGCGACTTCGTGATTGCTCAACGTCATCGATTCGGGGCGATTCCCGAGAAAATCCGGCCAGTTCGCCATGGGTTGTCCCTCACGTCGATCCGCAGTCGAGCGATGCAACACTCGATGGGAGAAATGATCGTGCGATGGATAAAAACGCAAACACGCCTCGGATTTCCCCAAGGCGTGTGAGATCGGTTCGACGGTTGCTCGGCGTTTCGCTTAACGAACCGCACCGATAATCAGCGAGCAGTTGTGCCCACCAAAGCCAAAGCTGTTGGAGAGCACCCGTTCCACACGCGCTTCACGGGGTTGATTCGGAACATAGTCCAAATCACACGCCGGGTCGGGGGTGTGGTAGTTAATCGTCGGATGCACCACGCCATCACGAATCGACAGCACACAAGCAATGAGTTCCACCCCGCCGCTGGCCCCCAACAGGTGGCCAATCATGCTCTTGGTGCTACTCACCATGAGCTTGCGGGCATGGTCGCCAAAGACAATCTTGATCGCCTTCGTTTCGGCCTCATCGCCCAGTTCGGTGCTCGTGCCGTGAGCGTTGATGTACTGCACCTGATCCGGATTGAGTTCGGCATCTTGTAGGGCAATACTCATCGCCCGCGAAGCGCCAATCCCTTCAGGATGCGGTGCCGTGATATGATGGGCATCGGCCGTGCTGCCACAGCCAAGGACTTCCGCATAAATGGTCGCCCCGCGGCGCTTGGCGTGTTCGAGTTCTTCGAGCACGACCATCCCGGCCCCTTCGCTCAGCACAAAGCCATCACGGTCTTTGTCCCAAGGACGGCTAGCCCCCGCAGGATCATCATTGCGAGACGAGACAGCTCGAGCGGAGATGAACCCACCCAGCCCCATCGCCGTGATCGCGGCTTCGGAGCCGCCACACAGCATCACATCCGCATAATTGTATTGAATCGATCGGGTGGCATCCGTGATCGCATGCGCCGCAGAGGCACAAGCGGTCGAGATGGCCGTATTCGGTCCCGCCAGCCCAAAATGAATCGACACTAGGCCAGCAGCCGAGTTGGCGATCATCTTGGGGATGGTGAAGGGATTAATCCGGCTGGGGCCACCTTCACGGTACCGGGAATGTTGTTCCTCAAACTCGTTGAGGCCACCAATCCCGGAGCCGAGAATCACCCCGCAGCGGAACGGATCTTCTTTGGAGAAGTCGATTCCGCAATCTTTGACCGCTTCGATCGACGCCACCAGAGCGAACTGGGCAAATCGATCCATGCGCCGAACGCCCCGGGGATCAAGCCAGGTCTCGGGCTGGAACGATTTGACTTCACCGCCGAATTGCACGCGAAACGCTGAAGTATCAAACAGCGTCAGCTTGGCGATCCCGCTTTGACCCGCGAGCAGTCCCTTCCAGTAGTCGGGGACGTTGTGTGCTAGCGGGTTGATGGTACCCAATCCGGTGATGACGACGCGTCGGCGTGTCATTTCTTGTTCAACTCCCGCTCGATGTAATCGACGGCTTCGCCGACGGTCTTGATCTTCTGGGCTTCTTCATCCGGAATCTGGATATCGAATTCTTCTTCCAGTTCCATGATGAGTTCGACGATGTCGAGCGAGTCGGCCCCGATATCTTCGATGAAGTTAGTCGTCCGGGTGAGCTTTTCTTTCGCCACCGCCAAATGTTCGCTCACAATATTGATTACGCGTTCTTCGACGGACACGCTTCGATCCTCCCAGGCGGTTGACGATTCCCCGCGAACCCGAGGCGTTCGACCGCTGGTCGCCGCCGAGCCGGTTCTGTCGTTTCCAATTCACGCGACAACCAGTCCAGAATGCCTGAACCTGGTTTTCCACACCTCCTCAGAATGCCTTCGCGTGAACTGCATTCTGAGTCATTCCCACGCGGTGAGAATGTATAGAAGCCACATCGAAAAGAAAAGATGGAACCCGACTTCCGGTTCGCTTTCTCTTCACTTTGGGCGACTTATGCCCCGATATTCGTGAAATCCGCCTTCCGGTGGATCCGTTTCATCAAGCCGGCCAGCACGCGGCCCGGTCCCAACTCGTAGAATTTCTCGACTCCCAGCTCCAACAAGCCGCGCATCGATGCTTCCCAAAGCACCGGATGCAAGACTTGCGAGACGAGCAATTGGCGAATCTCGGCGGGGTCGGTGTGCGGTTTGGCATCGACGTTCGACCACACCGGAACCACCGGGGTCTGAATCGTCATGCTGGCGAGTGCGGCGGCGAGTTGCTCGTCCGCGGGCTTCATCAGCGGAGTATGGAATGCCCCGGCGACCGCGAGCCGCACGGTACGGGCACCCTTCTCCGTGGCGAGTCGTTCGATTTCGTCGATTGCGGCCGTCTGACCGGAGACGACGATATTTCCCGGACAGAGCCGATTGGCGATGGCGATAAACCCTTTGGGCTTCGCGGCTTCCACCAATTCGGCGATCACCGGTTCTTCCAACATCAGAATGCTGAGCATGCCGCTGGGCGTGGCATCGGCCGCCGCTTGCATCGCTTTGCCGCGAAGGGCCACCAGCCGCAGCGCATCGGCGAACGGAATCGCCTCGGCGGCGGCCAGTGCGGTATATTCCCCGAGGCTGAGTCCCGCGACGGCGATTCGATCGGTGAAGGCAGACGGCTCCGTCTCACGGAGGACCGCAAGTGCCGCCATACTCACGACGAAAATGGCCGGTTGACTGATTTCCGTCGAATTGAGCCGTTCGATCGGCCCTTCCAGGCAGAGTTGGCGAAGATCATAGCCGAGAATGTCGTTGGCTTGCTCGAAGCAAGCGGCAGCAGCCGGGCTGGACTCGATCAGAGCCTTGCCCATTCCGATGCTTTGTGCCCCTTGACCGGGGAATACGAACGCTACCTTGGCCATGATCCCCAACCGTTCTCGCCCGGTCTCGTGCGGTGGATGCGACGTTATTCGTCTTCCCCGAGACTGGGCATCGCTTCCAGTTCTTGAACGATGCGCTGATTCAGATTGCTTCGCAAATGCTGACTGGCAACCCCGATGGCGTTTTGAATCGCCCGCTCTTTGGAGCTACCATGGCAAATGATGCAGACGCCGTCGATCCCCAACAGGGGCGCGCCGCCGAACGCACTGTAGTCGTACTTGGCCACCAATTCCTGAACCGCGCTCATCGCCAACGCTTTTTCGTGATGCAAGACGCCGAAGACGCTCTGGCCCACCATCTTCATGATGAACTCGAACATGCCTTCGCAAACTTTCAGCACGACGTTGCCGGTAAAGCCATCAGTCACGACCACATCGACGGCACCGCGATGGATATCTCGGCCTTCGATATTGCCGATGAACCGTTCTTTCAGCGGGCTGGAATTGAACAAGCCATGCGTGGTCTTGGCGAGTTCGTGCCCTTTGCCGGCTTCTTCGCCGACATTCATCAACCCGATCGTCGGCTGTTCGCGACCGAGGATATGTTTGGCGTAGATGCTGCCCATCACCCCGTACTGCACCAGATGTTGCGGTTTGGGAGCAATGTTGGCACCGACATCCAGAATAATGCACGGACCTTTGAGGGTCGGCATCACCGTCGCAATGGCGGGCCGTCGAACTTTGGGCAGAAACCGCTTAAGGCGCAAGCCACCGGCGACCATGGCCCCCGTGTGACCGGCACCGACGATCCCGGCTGCTCGGCCTTCAGCCAAAAGCTGCCAGCAGCGGGTGATCGAGTTATCGACCTTGGTGCGCATCGCTTCCACGGGGGATTCTTGCATCCCGATCACGTGGGCGGAGTGTACCAATTCGACGCGGTCGAGCGGTGCATCGGGATGTCCCGCGAGGCATGCTTCGACCTGTTCCTGATCGCCAACGAGGATCAGCTTCAGATCGGGGTCGGCCTGAAGGGCTTGAACCGCGCCGGTGACAATTGGGCCGGGGGCGTGATCGCCGCCCATCGCGTCCAGAGCGATGCGCATGGATCACTTCTCCTGTTCGTAGCCCATCGCAATCAATTCCCGCTTTTGCGAATTCGACCAACCGCAGTTGTAGCAAACGGTATGGGCTTTCACGGGGCTACCGCAACGACCGCAATACTGCACCGAAGCCGCAACAACAAAATGATGGCTGCGACGATGCCCTTGTTTGGCATGCGACGTTCGCCGTTTGGGTACTGCCATTGTTCTACCGGGGTCAGAGCCATAAAGTCCAGAAGACGGTCATCCTAGGGCGTTTGCCAACGACTGTCAAGGAGACTCCGGTTCCCGATCGAGCGAACCCGTGGGAAACCGGTATCACTTGCGGGAAGATCATCGGCACTCCCCTGCGATTTCGCTACAATACAGCCCAAGGCACCGCGCGAACAGCCCTTCCCTGGGATTTACCGCGGATGATTTTTCCGGTTGGTGGGAATTTGACGATGGACCACTTGTGGGCACCCTGGCGATTATCGTATGTTTCGACGAACCCGCCACCGAATCCGGGCAATCCCTGTTTCATCTGCCGAGCACTGGAATGCATCGATGGACCGGAGGCGGATCGGGCCAATCTGCTGCTGTGGCGTCGGCCCCACTCGGCGGTAGTGCTCAATCGCTTTCCGTATAATAACGGTCACTTGTTGGTGGTGCCCAATCGCCATATCGGCCAATTCGAGGAACTTTCCGACGCCGAACATCTCGAAATGATCGACAGCCTTCGTGTGCTGCAAGGCATCATTCGCACGAGCATGCAAGCCGAAGGCTTTAACATCGGTCTGAATTTGGGCCGAACGGCGGGGGCAGGTGTTCCCGGTCATCTTCATTGGCACTTGGTGCCGCGTTGGTTTGGCGATACAAACTTTATGCCGATTCTTACCGACACGAAAGTTGTGGTCCAAGCGTTGGATGCGCTCTACGACCTGCTTTCGCGGCAACTCCCGACCGCCGCATGATGTCCGCATCCCCTTTGGATTGGTTCGAGCTGGAAGCTCAGACATTGGCCCCGTATGCGATGCACTCTCGGGATAGCCGTGGGAGACAGTATCCCGAAGCGGCGCATCCGTTTCGGTCGATTTATCAGCGCGATCGAGAACGGATTGTCCACTCCACGGGATTTCGTCGGTTGATGGGCAAGACGCAGGTGCTGGTCGCTCATATTAACGACCACCACCGCACCCGCCTGACGCACACCTTGGAAGTGGCCCAGATTGCCCGCACGATTGCCCGCCGACTTCGTTTGAACGAGGATCTCACCGAAGCCATTGCGTTGGCCCACGATTTGGGGCATCCGCCGTTTGGTCATGCCGGCGAAGAAGCCTTGCACGAATGTCTGCGCGATCATGGCGGATTCGATCACAACCTGCAAGGCTTGCGGCAAGTCGATGAGCGCGAGGATCGTTATCCGGAGTATCCCGGCTTGAATTTGTCGTGGGAGCTTCGTGAATCGTTTGTGCAGCACAGCAAACGCCGCGATCGTCCCGAGTTGGCCGAGTTTTGGCAGGTGGGTTCCCCGCTGTTGGAAGCCCAACTCGTCGATACGGTGGATAGCTTGGCATATGATGTGCATGATGTGGATGATGCGCTGGGAATTGGACTGATTTCGCTGGATGATCTGGAGAGCGTCACATTCTGGCACGAGGCGGCCAAGCCCGTGCGACTGGACCATCCGGAATTGCGCGGGGATCGGTTTCGCACGGCCGTGCTGCGCGAACTCATCAACTGGCAGGTGAGCGATTTGCTGCGGGAAACCGAATCGCGGCTGGTCCAGCATGGCATTCGCCACACGGCGGATGTCCGGGCCTGTCCCGAGCCGCTGGTGGAATTTAGTCAGCCGGTCCGCGAATTGAAGGTGGAGTTGGAGACGTTTTTATTTCGGCGTGTGTATAAACATCACCGAGTGTTGCGAATGGCAAGCAAAGGGCAAATGTTTGTCAAATCGCTCTTTGCGGCGTATGTGGAGAATCCGGAGTTGTTGCCCCCTCGGCATTTGCGTCGCTGGAGTGGTGCCCCGCTGCGCGTGCAGCAAGGTGTGGCTGCCACCGCTCCTCCCGCGGGTCGCCCGATGATGCGAATTGAGCCGATCATCGGCGATTACCTGGCTGGCATGACCGATCGCTATGCCCAACAGGAATATCACCGTCTGTTACTTCCGGGGGCAGACTTATAGAATACAGTCTGAATTTATCTCGTGACCGGGAATGGATTGACGATTGGGATCTCGAACAATCGCCAGGTCATGCGACTGCTCGCCATTGTTTCATTCAGGCGGACCACGTGCGGGTTCGCTGGGGACGATGATTCCGATCCCGTTCGGAGGTTTGGTACCGTGCTGTTGTGGCTGTTACGGGTCTGCTTCGTCGCCCTCGCTCTGGGGATTTCTGCCGGGGCGTACAATATTTTCCGCGAGTCGAATAATTCCATCTTATTCGGCATCATGGGAATTATCGGCGTCATCACCATCTGCGGGTTGGTTTTGCTGACCGACCTGTGGGAACAGAACAAGCAAATCACCACCATCTCGGCGATGTACTTTGGCCTGCTGTTGGGGCTGGTGCTGGGGTGGTTATTCTTCAAGGCAACCGAGCCGTTTTTGAAATTGTGGCTGGGCTACGGGGAGAACGCGATTCCTCCGATTGTCGGATTGACGCAATTTCTGATTACCGTCCTCTGTTGCTATATTACGATCTCCACACTGCTGCAAACCAAGGACGAATTTCGGTTTATTATCCCTTATGTCGAATTTTCCAAGCAGGTCAAGGGTGGAAAACCGCTGGTTTTGGATACCAGTGTGATTATCGATGGCCGAATTGCCGATCTGTGTGATACGCGGATCATCGACACGAAGTTGATTGTCCCGCGATTCGTGCTGCAAGAGTTGCAGGCGATTGCAGATAGTTCAGACAAGCTGAAACGCAACCGCGGTCGGCGTGGGCTGGACATTCTCAAGCGAATGCAAACGAACACACGCATCGAATTGGAGGTTCACACGGCCAACCTTCCCGAACTGCGCGAGCCCGGCAAAGGCGAAGAGCGGATTCGGGTCGATGAGCGTTTGGTGATTTTCACCAAAGCCATTGGGGGGCGAGTGGTTACCAATGACTTTAATCTGAATAAGATCGCCCAATTGCAGGGCGTCGATGTGATTAACCTCAACGAGATTGCCAATTCTCTCAAAACCGTGGCGCTGCCCGGGGAGAATATGGTCGTCAAAATCGTCAAGGCTGGCGATCAGATCGGTCAAGGCGTGGGATACTTAGACGATGGCACAATGGTTGTCATTGAGCAAGGCCGCGCCTTCATTGGGCAAGAAATGCCCATCATGGTCACCAGCGTGCTGCAAACTCCCGCGGGTCGCATGATCTTTGGTCGCGTCGAAGGCCGTCCCAACGGAAATCCTTCCACCACCGGATCCGGCACTCACGAAAAAAGCTCCGGGTGACCTCGATGGGTGCATTCCACCCGCGGAGGCTTCACCATGACCTCATTGAGACGTTTCTGGGGACCGTTTTGCTGCTCACTGCTCGCCATTTCCGGCGGGCAAGCAGCCGATCCCCCGGCTTCCTCTTCTCCCGATCCATCCGGCGGTTCGTTGACCACTCCCCCGAAACCGAATGGGAATGTCAATCGCTCGGAAATCGAACTCGTTGAAAATATCATCGCGGCCCGTCGAACGTACCAGACCACGCTCGAAAAACTGCGCACGTTCTACATCGAAAACGGCGATAACGAACGGGCGCGCTGGGCTGAAGAAGAACTCCTTGCCTTTCACCGCATTCTCAAACAATCGTACCGTTTGGATGTCGGCGATGTGCCGCCGCCGAATATGGTCCCCGCGTTTAACGTCCGCGAGGCCAATGAGTTATATCGCCGCGCGATGCTCTACAAGGATCGTGGCTTTGGCAGCGATTTCTTGGATAATCAGCGCCGCGCCGAATTGTTGTTGCAACAACTGCTCACGCAGTATCCCCGTTGCGACAAAATTAGCGATGCCGCCTATCAACTCGGCGACATCTACGAAAGCCGCGCTTTCCGACAATATCGTCGGGCGGCTGCGTATTTCGAACGCTCGTTCCAATGGAGCAAAGGCACCAGCACCGATGCCCGATTGCGAGCGGCCCGCATCTACGACAAATCGTTGGCCGAACGGGCCCGCGCCATCGAACTGTACCGCGAAGTGAAGGAAAACGATACCGACTCCGCCCGCATCCAAGAAGCCGATCGTCGATTGGCGGAACTCTCGGCCCGGTAACGGGTTCGGGAGCGAAAATCCGCGACGGGGTTGCTCGGAATTCCGGGATGCACCATCGCTCACCGACAGACCGCTTGAGGGGGATTTCTCCTCGGGCGGTCTGTTGGTCATTTCGGCATGTTACCAGCTTGTGACCCCCAAAATCGCATTCCCCGGTTAGACTGCTTTCAGTCGCAACGGCCCGGCGAACGCGATGGGAATTCCGACCGCAGGACGCGGAATTCCACTTTCCGGGAACGGTCTGTGCGTGAGGGTGAGTCCATGAAATATCTGTGGATGCTCTTTCTGACCATGATTGCATTGTCGCTGGGACAAGCCAAGGAACCCGTGGTGATTTCGGTGCCGAATAATCCGGCAATCGACACGCCGGGATTCTTGAAGAACACCCAAGACGCGGTGAAACACCGAGAAAATCGCCGCGTGACCGAAGAGGAATTCATTCGCATGAGCCGCGAACCGGGCACGATCATTCTGGATGCCCGCAGCAAAGAAAAATTCGATCTGCTGCACATTCGCGGGGCGACGCATCTGAATTTCTCGGACATCACCGTGGAAAGTTTGAAGCGCGTAATTCCCGACCCCAACACCCGCATCTTGATTTACTGCAACAACAATTTCAAAAACGCGCTCATCCCCTTCCCCACGAAGGCGATCGTCGCCCCGTTGAATCTCCCCACGTTCGTCACGCTGTATTCCTACGGTTATCGAAATGTCTACGAACTGGGACCACTTCTCGATCCGAAATCTTGCAAAATCGAATTTGAATCGACGAAATCTGCGGAACCAAACGTCCAATCTACAGTGCAATCCGCTCGCTAATTCGGCGAATGATCCTTGCAGCGGGCCGGTGTAATCCGCTCCGGCTCGACGATGGGACGCAATCGGACTCAATGGGACGCATCTGGGGACGACGATTATGGCAAAGGGCGA
This DNA window, taken from Tuwongella immobilis, encodes the following:
- the moeB gene encoding molybdopterin-synthase adenylyltransferase MoeB → MANWPDFLGNRPESMTLSNHEVARYSRHLIMPEVGMDGQKRLKASSILLIGAGGLGAPLAMYLAAAGIGRIGIVDFDVVDYSNLQRQVIHGTADVGKRKLDSAKESMQAINPEVQVDTYPVRLDRTNALEIFKPYDLVIDGTDNFATRYLVNDACVLLKKPNVYGSIFRFDGQASVFYPFQGPCYRCLYPQPPEPGEVPSCAEGGVLGILPGVIGVIQATEAVKLILGKGEPLIGRLLHYDALGMKFREFKVRRNPKCPICGPNPSITELIDYDQFCGVRGETTPSSGTTSGSGSDAGDPFADLTVEQLKARMDAGENLFVLDVRNPEELAICRIAGTTVIPLPQLPERLYELDKDREIIVHCKSGMRSAKAKGFLREQGFRSVRNVMGGILAWADRIDPNMPKY
- the fabF gene encoding beta-ketoacyl-ACP synthase II, encoding MTRRRVVITGLGTINPLAHNVPDYWKGLLAGQSGIAKLTLFDTSAFRVQFGGEVKSFQPETWLDPRGVRRMDRFAQFALVASIEAVKDCGIDFSKEDPFRCGVILGSGIGGLNEFEEQHSRYREGGPSRINPFTIPKMIANSAAGLVSIHFGLAGPNTAISTACASAAHAITDATRSIQYNYADVMLCGGSEAAITAMGLGGFISARAVSSRNDDPAGASRPWDKDRDGFVLSEGAGMVVLEELEHAKRRGATIYAEVLGCGSTADAHHITAPHPEGIGASRAMSIALQDAELNPDQVQYINAHGTSTELGDEAETKAIKIVFGDHARKLMVSSTKSMIGHLLGASGGVELIACVLSIRDGVVHPTINYHTPDPACDLDYVPNQPREARVERVLSNSFGFGGHNCSLIIGAVR
- the acpP gene encoding acyl carrier protein, with amino-acid sequence MSVEERVINIVSEHLAVAKEKLTRTTNFIEDIGADSLDIVELIMELEEEFDIQIPDEEAQKIKTVGEAVDYIERELNKK
- the fabD gene encoding ACP S-malonyltransferase, with protein sequence MAKVAFVFPGQGAQSIGMGKALIESSPAAAACFEQANDILGYDLRQLCLEGPIERLNSTEISQPAIFVVSMAALAVLRETEPSAFTDRIAVAGLSLGEYTALAAAEAIPFADALRLVALRGKAMQAAADATPSGMLSILMLEEPVIAELVEAAKPKGFIAIANRLCPGNIVVSGQTAAIDEIERLATEKGARTVRLAVAGAFHTPLMKPADEQLAAALASMTIQTPVVPVWSNVDAKPHTDPAEIRQLLVSQVLHPVLWEASMRGLLELGVEKFYELGPGRVLAGLMKRIHRKADFTNIGA
- the plsX gene encoding phosphate acyltransferase PlsX — translated: MRIALDAMGGDHAPGPIVTGAVQALQADPDLKLILVGDQEQVEACLAGHPDAPLDRVELVHSAHVIGMQESPVEAMRTKVDNSITRCWQLLAEGRAAGIVGAGHTGAMVAGGLRLKRFLPKVRRPAIATVMPTLKGPCIILDVGANIAPKPQHLVQYGVMGSIYAKHILGREQPTIGLMNVGEEAGKGHELAKTTHGLFNSSPLKERFIGNIEGRDIHRGAVDVVVTDGFTGNVVLKVCEGMFEFIMKMVGQSVFGVLHHEKALAMSAVQELVAKYDYSAFGGAPLLGIDGVCIICHGSSKERAIQNAIGVASQHLRSNLNQRIVQELEAMPSLGEDE
- the rpmF gene encoding 50S ribosomal protein L32, yielding MAVPKRRTSHAKQGHRRSHHFVVAASVQYCGRCGSPVKAHTVCYNCGWSNSQKRELIAMGYEQEK
- a CDS encoding HIT family protein, which produces MDHLWAPWRLSYVSTNPPPNPGNPCFICRALECIDGPEADRANLLLWRRPHSAVVLNRFPYNNGHLLVVPNRHIGQFEELSDAEHLEMIDSLRVLQGIIRTSMQAEGFNIGLNLGRTAGAGVPGHLHWHLVPRWFGDTNFMPILTDTKVVVQALDALYDLLSRQLPTAA
- a CDS encoding deoxyguanosinetriphosphate triphosphohydrolase; its protein translation is MMSASPLDWFELEAQTLAPYAMHSRDSRGRQYPEAAHPFRSIYQRDRERIVHSTGFRRLMGKTQVLVAHINDHHRTRLTHTLEVAQIARTIARRLRLNEDLTEAIALAHDLGHPPFGHAGEEALHECLRDHGGFDHNLQGLRQVDEREDRYPEYPGLNLSWELRESFVQHSKRRDRPELAEFWQVGSPLLEAQLVDTVDSLAYDVHDVDDALGIGLISLDDLESVTFWHEAAKPVRLDHPELRGDRFRTAVLRELINWQVSDLLRETESRLVQHGIRHTADVRACPEPLVEFSQPVRELKVELETFLFRRVYKHHRVLRMASKGQMFVKSLFAAYVENPELLPPRHLRRWSGAPLRVQQGVAATAPPAGRPMMRIEPIIGDYLAGMTDRYAQQEYHRLLLPGADL
- a CDS encoding PIN/TRAM domain-containing protein codes for the protein MLLWLLRVCFVALALGISAGAYNIFRESNNSILFGIMGIIGVITICGLVLLTDLWEQNKQITTISAMYFGLLLGLVLGWLFFKATEPFLKLWLGYGENAIPPIVGLTQFLITVLCCYITISTLLQTKDEFRFIIPYVEFSKQVKGGKPLVLDTSVIIDGRIADLCDTRIIDTKLIVPRFVLQELQAIADSSDKLKRNRGRRGLDILKRMQTNTRIELEVHTANLPELREPGKGEERIRVDERLVIFTKAIGGRVVTNDFNLNKIAQLQGVDVINLNEIANSLKTVALPGENMVVKIVKAGDQIGQGVGYLDDGTMVVIEQGRAFIGQEMPIMVTSVLQTPAGRMIFGRVEGRPNGNPSTTGSGTHEKSSG
- a CDS encoding tetratricopeptide repeat protein — its product is MTSLRRFWGPFCCSLLAISGGQAADPPASSSPDPSGGSLTTPPKPNGNVNRSEIELVENIIAARRTYQTTLEKLRTFYIENGDNERARWAEEELLAFHRILKQSYRLDVGDVPPPNMVPAFNVREANELYRRAMLYKDRGFGSDFLDNQRRAELLLQQLLTQYPRCDKISDAAYQLGDIYESRAFRQYRRAAAYFERSFQWSKGTSTDARLRAARIYDKSLAERARAIELYREVKENDTDSARIQEADRRLAELSAR
- a CDS encoding rhodanese-like domain-containing protein encodes the protein MKYLWMLFLTMIALSLGQAKEPVVISVPNNPAIDTPGFLKNTQDAVKHRENRRVTEEEFIRMSREPGTIILDARSKEKFDLLHIRGATHLNFSDITVESLKRVIPDPNTRILIYCNNNFKNALIPFPTKAIVAPLNLPTFVTLYSYGYRNVYELGPLLDPKSCKIEFESTKSAEPNVQSTVQSAR